The proteins below are encoded in one region of Mycobacterium shinjukuense:
- the ltrA gene encoding group II intron reverse transcriptase/maturase: MRNNKGAGVDRITLVAVEDYGVDRMLRELRCDLRTGRYRPAPARRVEIPKPQGGLRPLGIPTVRDRVVQAAAKIVLEPIFEADFLSCSYGFRPRRSATMAKERLRTGFIEGYQFVVEFDIANFFGEIDHERLLAEVGRRVSDRRVLKLLRLWLQAGVMVEGVIQRTVAGTPQGGVISPLLANIYLHLLDTELAARGVGELVRYADDGVVLCRSAAQAEHALAAVGEILASLGLRLHPDKTKVVDLREGRDGLDFLGCHFRARMSGRLWEQRRIVRYYLQRWPSQRAMVRLRAKVGDRTGRNRVGLDIRDVIAELNPILRGWGNYFRTGNAAQKFGQIDRYVVRRLFRLMVKKRGRNLCAGQADQWTEAWFNGHGLHRLRGTIRYPKAA; this comes from the coding sequence GTGCGCAACAACAAAGGCGCCGGGGTGGATCGGATCACCCTGGTTGCGGTGGAGGACTACGGCGTGGACCGCATGTTGCGTGAGTTGCGCTGTGACCTTCGCACGGGTCGTTACCGTCCGGCGCCGGCGCGTCGGGTGGAGATCCCGAAACCACAGGGTGGTTTGCGGCCGTTGGGGATTCCCACGGTGCGAGACCGGGTGGTCCAGGCGGCGGCCAAGATTGTGTTGGAACCGATTTTCGAGGCGGATTTTTTGTCGTGCTCGTATGGGTTTCGGCCGAGGAGGTCGGCGACGATGGCCAAGGAACGCTTGCGGACCGGGTTCATCGAGGGTTACCAGTTCGTGGTCGAGTTCGATATCGCTAATTTCTTCGGCGAGATCGACCATGAGCGTCTACTTGCTGAGGTGGGTAGGCGGGTCTCGGATCGGCGGGTGCTCAAACTGCTGCGCTTGTGGCTGCAGGCAGGAGTGATGGTCGAAGGGGTGATCCAGCGGACGGTCGCGGGCACACCGCAGGGCGGGGTGATCTCGCCGCTGTTGGCCAACATCTATCTGCATCTGCTCGACACCGAACTGGCCGCCCGTGGGGTGGGTGAGTTGGTGCGCTACGCCGATGACGGGGTGGTGTTGTGCCGCAGCGCGGCGCAAGCCGAGCACGCCTTGGCGGCGGTCGGGGAAATCCTGGCGTCGTTGGGGTTGCGGCTGCATCCGGATAAGACGAAGGTGGTCGATCTGAGGGAGGGTCGCGACGGTCTGGATTTTCTGGGCTGTCACTTCCGGGCTCGCATGTCGGGACGGCTGTGGGAGCAGCGCCGTATTGTGCGCTACTACCTGCAGCGCTGGCCCTCGCAGCGCGCGATGGTCCGATTACGGGCCAAGGTGGGTGATCGCACCGGCCGCAATCGGGTTGGGCTGGATATCCGTGACGTGATTGCGGAATTGAATCCGATCCTGCGCGGCTGGGGTAACTACTTTCGCACCGGCAACGCCGCCCAGAAATTCGGCCAGATCGACCGGTACGTGGTGCGGCGGCTGTTCCGCTTGATGGTCAAGAAGCGGGGCCGCAATCTGTGTGCTGGACAAGCCGATCAGTGGACCGAAGCGTGGTTCAACGGGCACGGCCTGCACCGCTTGCGTGGCACCATCCGCTACCCGAAGGCAGCGTAA